The Pantoea vagans genome includes a window with the following:
- the thiL gene encoding thiamine-phosphate kinase translates to MSCGEFELIARYFNRVTSSRRDVEKGIGDDCALLNVPEKQTLAISTDTLVAGVHFLRDIHPSDLGYKALAVNLSDLAAMGADPAWLTLAITLPEINEPWLAAFSDSLFELLDYYDMQLIGGDTTRGPLSLTLGIHGLVPVGRALKRSGAKPGDWIFVTGTLGDSAAGLSLLQHHHRLNDPAVHEVLIKRHLRPMPRVLQGQALRSLATSAIDISDGLISDLGHILTASRVGARLNLETLPLSAALRDHFDAEQVLTWALSGGEDYELCFTVPEVNRGALDVALGHLGVPYTCIGQIAPEAEGLTLLENGKPRSFNHKGFDHFDSK, encoded by the coding sequence ATGTCCTGTGGTGAATTCGAACTGATCGCACGTTATTTTAACCGCGTCACCAGCTCCCGCCGCGATGTGGAGAAAGGGATTGGTGACGACTGTGCGTTACTCAACGTGCCCGAAAAACAGACGCTGGCCATTAGCACCGATACGCTGGTGGCGGGTGTTCACTTCTTACGCGATATCCATCCGTCCGATCTCGGTTATAAAGCGCTGGCGGTCAATCTCAGCGATCTCGCGGCGATGGGTGCGGATCCCGCCTGGCTGACGCTGGCCATCACGCTCCCCGAGATCAACGAGCCTTGGCTGGCGGCCTTCAGTGACAGCCTGTTTGAACTGCTGGATTACTACGATATGCAGCTGATCGGCGGCGATACCACGCGCGGGCCACTCAGTTTAACCCTCGGCATTCACGGCCTGGTGCCGGTGGGGCGCGCGCTGAAACGATCGGGCGCGAAACCGGGTGACTGGATTTTTGTCACCGGTACGCTGGGTGACAGCGCAGCGGGCTTATCGCTGTTGCAACATCATCATCGCCTGAATGACCCGGCGGTGCATGAAGTGTTGATTAAGCGGCATCTGCGCCCGATGCCGCGTGTGTTACAAGGCCAGGCGCTGCGTAGCCTGGCAACCTCGGCGATTGATATCTCCGACGGCCTGATTTCCGATCTCGGCCATATTCTGACCGCCAGCCGCGTGGGTGCGCGCCTCAACCTGGAAACGTTGCCGCTCTCTGCTGCTTTGCGTGACCACTTTGATGCGGAACAGGTTCTGACCTGGGCATTAAGCGGCGGCGAAGATTATGAGCTGTGCTTTACCGTGCCGGAAGTCAATCGCGGGGCGCTGGATGTGGCGCTGGGGCATCTTGGCGTGCCTTACACCTGTATTGGACAGATAGCACCGGAAGCTGAAGGTTTGACGCTGCTGGAAAACGGCAAGCCGCGCAGCTTTAATCACAAGGGATTTGATCACTTTGACTCGAAGTAA
- the nusB gene encoding transcription antitermination factor NusB has translation MKPAARRRARECAVQALYSWQLSNNDIADVEYQFLAEQDVKDVDISYFRELLAGVATNSAYLDGLMKPYLSRQLEELGQVEKAILRISLYELSKRSDVPYKVAINEGIELAKVFGAEDSHKFVNGVLDKAAPQIRPNKK, from the coding sequence GTGAAACCTGCTGCTCGTCGTCGCGCCCGTGAGTGCGCTGTCCAGGCGCTTTACTCCTGGCAGCTGTCGAACAACGACATTGCCGATGTGGAATACCAGTTTCTGGCGGAACAAGACGTCAAAGACGTCGATATTAGCTATTTCCGCGAATTGCTGGCCGGTGTGGCGACTAACAGCGCGTACCTGGACGGTCTGATGAAGCCCTACCTGTCACGCCAGCTGGAAGAGCTGGGCCAGGTAGAAAAAGCCATTCTGCGTATTTCGCTGTATGAGCTGAGTAAGCGTTCGGATGTGCCTTATAAAGTGGCCATCAACGAAGGTATCGAACTGGCCAAAGTGTTTGGCGCTGAAGACAGCCACAAGTTTGTCAACGGCGTGCTGGATAAAGCAGCCCCACAAATTCGACCTAACAAAAAATAA
- the ribE gene encoding 6,7-dimethyl-8-ribityllumazine synthase yields the protein MKVIEAPVATPDANIAIVIARFNNFINDSLLDGAVDALKRIGQVKAENITVVWVPGAYELPLAARALAKAGKHDAIVALGTVIRGGTAHFEYVAGEASSGIANVAMTSDIPVTFGVLTTENIEQAIERAGTKAGNKGAEAALTALEMINVLKAIKA from the coding sequence ATGAAAGTTATCGAAGCTCCTGTTGCCACGCCTGATGCTAACATTGCCATCGTTATTGCGCGTTTTAACAACTTCATTAATGACAGCCTGCTGGATGGCGCCGTTGATGCGCTGAAGCGTATCGGCCAGGTAAAAGCAGAAAACATCACTGTGGTTTGGGTTCCTGGTGCTTATGAACTGCCACTGGCAGCGCGCGCACTGGCGAAAGCCGGCAAGCACGACGCAATCGTGGCGCTGGGAACCGTGATCCGTGGCGGCACCGCCCACTTCGAATATGTGGCAGGTGAAGCCAGCTCGGGGATTGCTAATGTGGCAATGACCAGCGATATTCCGGTGACTTTCGGCGTGTTAACCACCGAAAACATCGAGCAGGCGATTGAACGCGCCGGCACCAAAGCGGGTAACAAAGGCGCCGAAGCGGCCCTGACCGCACTCGAAATGATTAACGTATTGAAAGCCATCAAAGCCTGA
- the pgpA gene encoding phosphatidylglycerophosphatase A yields the protein MTRSKDVAKSRLRLSNPWHLLATGFGSGFSPIMPGTAGSIAAIPFWWLMTFLPLQIYSLVVLIGISVGVYLCHRTAKDMGVHDHGSIVWDEFIGMWITLMAIPAMSWQWVLAGFVIFRIFDMWKPWPIRWFDQNVHGGMGIMVDDIIAGVISAVILYGLGLVL from the coding sequence TTGACTCGAAGTAAAGATGTGGCCAAAAGTCGCCTGCGGCTGAGTAATCCGTGGCATTTACTGGCAACGGGTTTTGGCAGCGGCTTCAGCCCGATTATGCCGGGGACCGCGGGGTCGATTGCCGCGATTCCTTTCTGGTGGCTGATGACGTTTCTGCCACTGCAGATCTATTCGTTGGTGGTGCTGATTGGTATCAGCGTCGGGGTTTATCTCTGCCACCGCACGGCAAAAGATATGGGCGTGCACGACCACGGCAGCATCGTCTGGGACGAGTTCATCGGTATGTGGATCACGCTGATGGCGATTCCTGCGATGAGCTGGCAGTGGGTGTTAGCCGGTTTTGTTATTTTCCGTATTTTTGATATGTGGAAACCTTGGCCGATCCGCTGGTTCGATCAGAATGTGCACGGTGGCATGGGCATTATGGTTGACGATATTATCGCCGGGGTGATTTCGGCGGTGATTTTATATGGATTGGGGCTGGTGCTTTAA